The DNA sequence CAAAAAGATCCATCAGATCAACGTATTGCACAGAGCCCTTCTTTGAAGCCACCGGCTACCTCCCGTTACACCAGCTCCTTTTGGATGGCGGCCAAGGTCATGGAAATGATCTTCTTGAGGGTGGCAATGACGTTGCCACCAGTCAGGGCGCTGGCCTCGAAGGCCGGCGCGCGCAGGCGGCTGTTCAGGTCCTGCTGCAAGGTCTCCACCGGGAGCACCGGCACACCGCTGGACTTGAGATCCATCTTGTTGTACTGCATCACCAGGGGGATCTTGAGGATGTCCAGGTTGTACGAGGCGAGGTTCTCCTGCAGGTTGTTGAGAGATTCGATGTTCTTCTCCCGCTGCTCCACCTGGGCATCGGCTACGAACACCACCCCGTCCACCCCTTTCAGGACCAGCTTGCGGGTGGCATTGTACTTGACCTGGCCAGGCACGGTGTAGAGCTGGATGCGCACCTCGTAGCCTTTGATCTTGCCGATGTCGAAGGGCAGGAAATCGAAGAACAGCGTCCGGTCGCCATGGGTTTTCAGGCTGACCATCTCCGTCTTCAACAGATGCCGATACTTGTCGTTGATGAACTCGAGGTTGGTGGTCTTGCCACCCCGGCCAGGACCGTAGTAGACGATCTTGACCTGCACCTCCTTGTTCTTGATATTGATGAATGCCAAGGCAGGCCTCTCCTCTTGATTCTGAATCCCCTGCCGGTGCCGCTGTCGAGCTCGACTCCGGACAGAGGGGCAGCCGCTCGGCGGGCTGACGCCTCGCGCGGCGAGACAGGCTGGTGGCGTGCCGAAAGCAGCGGCGCCAGCGGCTAGCCGCTGGCGGCCGGCTGGCCGCAAAGGGCCCGAATCTTCTCGATCAGGGCGGCCACCTTCAGCCGCAAGAGACCCAGGGACAGATCCCGGTTGAACATGCTGATCAGCAGAAGGTCATCGGTCACCTTGCTGAAATGGATGCTGGAGCGCTCGCCGCGGTGAAAAAGAAGAGAAAACTCTTTTTCGCCGACGATCTTGGCCATGGAATCCACGGTGGCGAAGTTGCCCGCGGCCAGGGCGGCCAGGGCATAGGTGTCGTAGGTGCAGCGGCCGTTGTCGCACTTGGCCACGGTGTTGCCAGCGGTGTCGATGAGGAGCACGCATTCGACGCCAATGGCAATGAGATCCTCTTTCAAGGCAGCTTCGATCCCTTCGAGCTGCCGCTCATCCACGATGCCGTAGTTCATGCCACTCTCTCCCCTTGCCCACACCTGGCCAGGCATCCCCGTTGTGGCCCGCCGCCGCGGGGTGCCGCCAACCGTCTCCTCACTCTGCCCGGGCGACCGGGCGGCCGCCGCCGGCGTTCTCCTCGTCGATCTGCCGCAGCCCCTCCATGAGCAGGTTCATGAAGCCGCCGATAGGTGGCCGCCGCATGTCCTCCAGGGGCACAGATGGGGTGAAGACGAAGCGGCCGTCCCGCTCCTTGAGGATGGCGAAGAAGGCCGCCGTGCCCTTGTCGCTGCGGTAGCGGGCCGACACCACCTCGCCGTCCACGAAGATGACCTTGGCCTTGCCGGCCGGCAGGTCCAGATCCACCACCCCGGTCTTGGTGTTGTCATGAAGCATTTGCAAAATCTCTGCCGCCGACAGCTCCAGCAGCCGGCCCTGCATGCCACTGGCAATCTCGTCCCGCTGGGCGAGGGCCGAGGAAAAACGCTGCACCAGGAGCCGGGTGAAGGCCATCTGCAGATGGGGATGGCGGGCCAGGATATGGCTGAGATCCTTGCCGGAGAGGACCAGCACCTTCACGGCGTCCACCGCCCGGACCGTGGCACTGATGGGCCGGCCGCTGATGAGGCTCATCTCGCCGAAGATCTCGCCCTGGGACAGAAAGCCGAAGGTGAGATCATGGCTGTTCAGGAGCGCCACCTGGCCGGAGACTACAATATACAGGTTGCGGCCCGGGTGCCCGATGTGGAGGATCGTTTCCTCCGGCTCGAAGGCCTTCATGGTCAGGCAGGAGACGATATCCTTCAGGGATTCCTCCTCCAGGGCCTGAAAAAAGGAGAAGGTGGACAAGAGGTTGGCCAGGGTGCCCAGCTTTCTGGCCTGCTCCTTCTTGGCCGCCTGGGCCAGGATCTGCATCTGCCGGGTCTGGTAGCGGGTGGCCTCACCCACCGTCAGCTTGATGATGCCGGAGCAGCCCGGGCAGTTGAACTCCTTCCTGGGCACCGTCTCGGCACCCACCTCGGCCTCCAGGTCCTGGGAGAGCAGGCCGGTGATCACCCGGGACAGGAACAGGCAGACCGGCTTGCCCGCCGGCGGGGCCAAGGCGATGCCCTCCAGCGTGAACTGGTCCTCGCTCACATACAGGGGGCAGTCCCGCATCTCGGTGACCGTGAAACGCTTCTCAAGAAGACTCATGGGGCTTTCCTCCGAACCGTGTTCTCATGTTGCCATACTACGACTTCCGGGGCAAACCCCAATTTGGCGGGTCGGACCGGGCCGGAGCGCGGCCCCTGAAACGGCTTTCCGCGCCCCTCGCAAGATTTTTTCGCGGGGCCGTTGCTCCGGTGCGGCCGGCGGCCTTTTCCCTTGCCAGGGTCTTGGCCGGTGTGCAACAACCAAGGAAGGATGGCCAGACGGCCGGCCTTTCGTGTCCGCTCCTGTTCAGCCTTTCGGAGGTCCCCCGCGTCATGGATGTATCGTGCAAGTCCTGTGGCGGCCGCTTCCATCTCCCGGATGAGAAGGTGCCGCCGAACACGGTTGTCGCCCTGCCCTGTCCCAAGTGCCACGAGAAGATCGTGGTCGACACCCGGGTGGCCGTGCCGGCGCCGGCCGAGGAGCCGGAGCTCTTCGGCGACGATGTGGAGCTGGCCCTCCTGTGCCTGGCCGGCAGCGAGGACCGCAACCAGACCATCCTGGCGGCGGTCAGCCAGCTCGGCTTCCGCGCCGTGCCGGCAGACAACTTCGAGCGCTTCGACAACCTGCTGCGCTTCAACCGCTTCGGCCTGGTGCTCCTGGACGAGGGCTTCGATCCGCGGAACGGCCGCAACCCCACCCTGGAGCTGTTGCAGGCCATGCCGATGAGCGTGCGGCGGGAGATGATCGTCGGCCTCATCACCAGCCGTTTCCCCACCTTCGACTCCATCCACGCCTTCGGTCTGTCCGTGGACTTCATCATGAGCCCGCAGGATCTCAAGGCCATCAGCCAGATCCTGAAGAAGGCCATCAGCGAGCACGAGCAGACCTACAAGGTCTTCACCGAGTGCCAGCAGCTGGCGACCAAATAGGCCTGCCGGCAGGATTCCCATGGCCGGCCCGGACTTTGACCTCGGCATCATCGGCGGCGGGGCCGCTGGCCTGACCATCGCCGCCGGCGCCGCCCAGCTGGGCGCCCGCACCCTCCTCATCGAGCGGGAGCCCGCCCTGGGCGGTGACTGCCTGCACCACGGCTGCGTGCCGTCGAAGACCCTGATCCGCACCGCCGGCGTCTACCACCTCATGGGTCAGGGACCCCGCTTCGGTCTGCCGGCCGTGGCGCGGCCGCCGGTGGATTTTGCCGCCGTCGGCCGCCGCATCCGGGACGTGATCGCCGCCATCCAGGTCCACGATTCGCAAGAGCGCTTCTGCTCCCTGGGCGTCCGGGTCCTCGTCGCGGGCAGCCGGTCTTTGCCGACGAGCACACGGTGGAGCTGGCCGGCCGCCGCCTTGCGGCCCGCTTCTGGGCCATCGCCACCGGCTCGGCGCCCGCCATCCCCGACCTCCCGGGTCTGGCCAGCACCCCCTTTCTCACCAACCGCGTGGGCCTGGGCCTGGCCCGGCTGGGCATCCCGGCGGACAGCCGGGGCATCCCGGTGGACGCCCGCCTGCGCACTGCCCGGAAGCACATCTTCGCGGCGGGCGATGTCCTGGGCCACCACCAGTTCACCCATGCCGCCGGCTACGAGGGTGGCATTGTGGTCGCCAACGCCATCTTCCGCCTGCCCCGGAAGGCCGACTACCGCTGGCTGCCCCACTGCACCTACACCGACCCGGAGCTGGCCGGCCTGGGCCTCACCGAGCGCCAGGCCCAGGAGGCCGGCCTCGACTACCGGCTGGTCGTGGAGGATTTCGCCGCCAACGACCGGGCCCAGGCGGAAGGCTCGCCCCACGGCCGCCTCAAGGTCCTCCTCGACCGCCGGCGGCGCCCCTTGGGCGTCCAGATCCTGGGCCCCCATGCCGGCGAGCTGCTCAACGAATGGGTGGCGGTCGCAGGCGGCGGCCTGAGCCTTGCCACCCTGGCCGGCAGCGTCCACCCCTACCCCACCCTGGGCGAGATCAACAAGCGCCTGGCGGGGAGGGTGCTGGCCCAGAAGCTCTTCTCAGCGCCGGTGCGCCAGGGCCTGCGCCTGTTCTTCAACCTGAAGGGCCGCGCCTGCGGCAGCGACTGAGCCCGCCCCGGCGGCATCGTCTTGGCCTGGTATCCAGCCAATGTTCTGGCTACAGAGTTTGGGGAAAGGTGCCAGGGCTCTACCCGCAGCCTGTTCTCCCTTGCCAGCCTTTGGGCCTCCTCTCAAGCTGGTGTATTGACACCCTCTCCGCTCTTGTGCGACAAGGGCGCATGGCGTGCCGCCCCGGGCAGGCCGGGGGTCGCCGGTCAACCGAACAACAACAAGGGACCTGAAGGAGGAAACGGCCATGGCAATCATGCACGGTATGGGTTGGGAAAGGGACCTCCCGGACTTCCGGGATCTGACCCCGGAATCGGCGGCCATCGACGGCATCCGCAGCCAGTCCAAGGCGTTCCAGGGGCAAGCCAAGAAACCGGCGGCGGTGGACCTCCGGGCCTGGTGCTCGGCGATCGAGGATCAGGGGCAGCTGGGCTCCTGCACCGCCAACGCCGGCGTCGGCCTCCTGGAGTACTTCCAGCGCCGGGCCTTCGGCAAGCACCTCGACGGCTCCCGCCTCTTCCTCTACAAGACCACCCGCAGCCTTCTGGGCTGGACCGGCGACCAGGGGGCCTATCTGCGGGCCACCATGAAGGCGATGGTCCTCTTCGGCGTGCCGCCGGAGAGCTACTGGCCTTACGACATCCCCCGCTTCGACACCGAGCCTCCGGCCTTCTGCTACGCCTTCGGCCAGAGCTACCAGGCCATCAAGTACTACCGCCTGGACCCGCCGGGTCAGTCCACGGACAAGACCCTGGCCATCCTCAAGGCCGGGCTGGCTGCCGGTCTGCCGGCCATGTTCGGCTTCACGGTTTACAGCTCCATCCCGGCCGCCGGCGACGGCAAGGGCGAGATCCCCTTCCCCGTGCCGGGGGATGCTGTGGAGGGGGGCCATGCCGTGGTGGCGGTGGGCTACGACGACAAGAAGAAGATCGGCGCCGAGACCGGAGCGATCTGCATCCGCAACTCCTGGGGCCGGGGCTGGGGCGAGGGCGGCTACGGCTGGCTGCCCTACGCCTATGTGCTGGCCGGCCTGGCGGTGGACTTCTGGTCCCTGGTCCAGGCCGAATTCGTGGACACCGATCTGTTCCAATAACCCGGAAGACGGACATAGCCATCATCCCCGCGTGCCAGTGCCCGGGCGGCCGAGCACGGATCCCGCCGGGAACATCCGGGTCGATCCTGATCCCCTCCCCTTCCTCCTCTCCGGCTCACGACTTGGGGCTACTCGGCCACCGCCGGCCGCAGGCGGAAGAGCCCTTCGGTGCCGCTGTCACTGGTGAAGTAGATGGCTCCGTCCGGGGCCACGGCCAGTCCCACCGGCCGGGCCCAGCGGGAGCCGTCCTCCTGCTGGAAGCCGGTGACCAGATCGTCCACCCGCCGGGCCTCGCCGTCCTCGAAGCGCACCACCACCAGCTTGGGGTGCCGGCGGCTGGCCGGATCACCCCAGAAGCCGCCGCTGGGCCGGGTGGCCCAGGAGCCGTGCAGGGCGACGATGGCGTCGCCCGCCAGGTCGCGGTCCGGTGCCCCGGCCGGCACAAAGGCCACCGCCATGGGCGCGCTCCGGGCCGGGAAGACGGCCTCGGGCACCGTGACCTCGGCCTGGGGCCGGGGCGGCGGGCGGAGGATACAGTCATCCCGCCGGAGGGTCCGGCCGTCGTACTGGAACCAGGGCATGCCATGGAAGGAGCCCGGGGCGATGCGGCTGAAATACTCCGGCGGCTGGTCGAAGCCCCAATGGTCCGGGCCGTTGTTGCTGGCAAAGAGCACGCCGGTCTCCGGCTGCCAGGCGAAGCCCACCGGGTTCCGGAGACCGGCGCCGTACGTCTCCCAGCGCGGCTCCCCCCCTTCCTCCCGGAGCACCAGGATGCCGCCCCGGCGCTCGCCGGAGGGATACCCCTCCCCCAGATACTGGTCGCTGCAGTTCCCCTGGATGCCGAGGCCGAGGTAGACCCGGCCGTCCGGGCCGACGGCCACCGTACGGCTGCTGTGCCCGCCGCCGCCGGGGAGAGGGGCAAGAAGCCGGACCGCTTCCGGATCCACCCGGGTCTGCCCTGGCTGGTACGGTGCCCGGTAGAGGCCGCCGGTGCGGGCGATGAGGATCTCGTCCTTGCGGAGCGCCACGGCATGGGGATAGCCGGACAGGCGCATCAGCACCTGGGGCTCGGTGTAGGGGGGTGGCAGCCGGTAGACGGCACCGGATTTGGAGCCGATGAAGAGCTCCCCGCCAGGGCCGAAGGTCATGAGCCGCGGCTCCTGGAGGCGACTGGTCAGAAGCTCCAGCCGGTAGCCCTGGGGGCGCTGCACCGTGACCGCGTCATCGTCCAGCGCCAGCCGCTGCTCGGCCCGGAGCAAAGGGGTCGTGCCGGCGTGCGCCCTGGGGGCGCCCCCCCAGCA is a window from the Thermodesulfobacteriota bacterium genome containing:
- a CDS encoding roadblock/LC7 domain-containing protein; this translates as MNYGIVDERQLEGIEAALKEDLIAIGVECVLLIDTAGNTVAKCDNGRCTYDTYALAALAAGNFATVDSMAKIVGEKEFSLLFHRGERSSIHFSKVTDDLLLISMFNRDLSLGLLRLKVAALIEKIRALCGQPAASG
- a CDS encoding DUF4388 domain-containing protein, which gives rise to MSLLEKRFTVTEMRDCPLYVSEDQFTLEGIALAPPAGKPVCLFLSRVITGLLSQDLEAEVGAETVPRKEFNCPGCSGIIKLTVGEATRYQTRQMQILAQAAKKEQARKLGTLANLLSTFSFFQALEEESLKDIVSCLTMKAFEPEETILHIGHPGRNLYIVVSGQVALLNSHDLTFGFLSQGEIFGEMSLISGRPISATVRAVDAVKVLVLSGKDLSHILARHPHLQMAFTRLLVQRFSSALAQRDEIASGMQGRLLELSAAEILQMLHDNTKTGVVDLDLPAGKAKVIFVDGEVVSARYRSDKGTAAFFAILKERDGRFVFTPSVPLEDMRRPPIGGFMNLLMEGLRQIDEENAGGGRPVARAE
- a CDS encoding zinc-ribbon domain-containing protein, coding for MDVSCKSCGGRFHLPDEKVPPNTVVALPCPKCHEKIVVDTRVAVPAPAEEPELFGDDVELALLCLAGSEDRNQTILAAVSQLGFRAVPADNFERFDNLLRFNRFGLVLLDEGFDPRNGRNPTLELLQAMPMSVRREMIVGLITSRFPTFDSIHAFGLSVDFIMSPQDLKAISQILKKAISEHEQTYKVFTECQQLATK
- a CDS encoding C1 family peptidase, which encodes MAIMHGMGWERDLPDFRDLTPESAAIDGIRSQSKAFQGQAKKPAAVDLRAWCSAIEDQGQLGSCTANAGVGLLEYFQRRAFGKHLDGSRLFLYKTTRSLLGWTGDQGAYLRATMKAMVLFGVPPESYWPYDIPRFDTEPPAFCYAFGQSYQAIKYYRLDPPGQSTDKTLAILKAGLAAGLPAMFGFTVYSSIPAAGDGKGEIPFPVPGDAVEGGHAVVAVGYDDKKKIGAETGAICIRNSWGRGWGEGGYGWLPYAYVLAGLAVDFWSLVQAEFVDTDLFQ
- a CDS encoding GTPase domain-containing protein; this translates as MAFINIKNKEVQVKIVYYGPGRGGKTTNLEFINDKYRHLLKTEMVSLKTHGDRTLFFDFLPFDIGKIKGYEVRIQLYTVPGQVKYNATRKLVLKGVDGVVFVADAQVEQREKNIESLNNLQENLASYNLDILKIPLVMQYNKMDLKSSGVPVLPVETLQQDLNSRLRAPAFEASALTGGNVIATLKKIISMTLAAIQKELV
- a CDS encoding sugar dehydrogenase; the protein is MQRAIGLVISILALSCWGGAPRAHAGTTPLLRAEQRLALDDDAVTVQRPQGYRLELLTSRLQEPRLMTFGPGGELFIGSKSGAVYRLPPPYTEPQVLMRLSGYPHAVALRKDEILIARTGGLYRAPYQPGQTRVDPEAVRLLAPLPGGGGHSSRTVAVGPDGRVYLGLGIQGNCSDQYLGEGYPSGERRGGILVLREEGGEPRWETYGAGLRNPVGFAWQPETGVLFASNNGPDHWGFDQPPEYFSRIAPGSFHGMPWFQYDGRTLRRDDCILRPPPRPQAEVTVPEAVFPARSAPMAVAFVPAGAPDRDLAGDAIVALHGSWATRPSGGFWGDPASRRHPKLVVVRFEDGEARRVDDLVTGFQQEDGSRWARPVGLAVAPDGAIYFTSDSGTEGLFRLRPAVAE